One window of the Strix uralensis isolate ZFMK-TIS-50842 chromosome 3, bStrUra1, whole genome shotgun sequence genome contains the following:
- the LOC141941677 gene encoding L-gulonolactone oxidase-like, with translation MVHGQGGVKFQNWAKTYGSSPELYFQPTSVEEIREILDMARKQDKRVKVVGGGHSPSDIACTDDFMIQMGKMNRVLKVDKEKQQVTVEGGIFLSDLNVELSKHGLALANLGAVSEVAAAGMIGTGTHNTGIKHGILPTQVIALTLLTASGEILECSESINADIFQAARLHLGCLGIVLTVTFQCVPQFHLHEVAFPSTLTEVLDHLEDHLKRSQYFRFLWFPHSENVSVIYQDPTNKPPSSSSSWLWDYAVGYYLLEFLLWISTFVPSLVCWINRFFFWLLFSSRVENIAISYKIFNYECRFKQHVQDWAIPIEKTKEALLELKAALENNPKMVAHYPVEVRFARGDEIWLSPCFQRDSCYVNIIMYRPYGKNVPHLNYWLTYEGIMKKHGGRPHWAKAHSCTRKDFEKMYPAFPKFCSVREKLDPTGIFLNTYLEKVFY, from the exons ATG GTTCATGGCCAAGGAGGAGTCAAGTTCCAGAACTGGGCCAAGACCTATGGCTCCTCTCCGGAGCTGTACTTCCAGCCCACCTCAGTGGAGGAGATCCGGGAG ATCCTGGATATGGCCAGGAAGCAGGACAAGAGGGTGAAGGTGGTGGGGGGCGGTCACTCTCCTTCGGACATCGCCTGCACCGATGACTTCATGATCCAGATGGGGAAGATGAACAGGGTCCTCAAG GTGgacaaggagaagcagcaagtgACTGTGGAAGGTGGGATTTTCCTCTCGGATCTGAACGTCGAGCTGAGCAAGCACGGGCTGGCCCTGGCCAA TTTAGGAGCTGTTTCTGAGGTGGCAGCAGCTGGTATGATCGGGACAGGGACACACAACACTGGGATCAAGCACGGGATCCTCCCCACCCAG GTCATAGCACTCACACTGCTGACAGCCTCAGGGGAGATCCTGGAGTGCTCCGAGTCCATCAATGCAGACATCTTCCAGGCTGCCCGCCTGCACCTCGGCTGCCTGGGCATCGTGCTCACCGTCACCTTCCAGTGCGTGCCCCAGTTCCACCTGCACGAGGTGGCCTTCCCCTCCACCCTCACCGAG GTCCTTGATCACCTCGAGGATCATTTGAAGAGATCCCAGTACTTCCGATTCCTGTGGTTCCCTCACAGCGAGAATGTCAGTGTCATCTACCAGGATCCCACCAACAAG cccccctcttcctcctccagctggTTGTGGGATTATGCTGTTGGCTACTatttgctggagtttctgctctgGATCAG CACCTTTGTGCCCAGCTTGGTGTGTTGGATCAACCGCTTCTTCTTCTGGCTCCTCTTCAGCTCCCGGGTGGAGAACATTGCCATCAGCTACAAGATCTTCAACTATGAGTGTCGCTTCAAGCAGCACGTTCAAGACTGGGCCATTCCCAT TGAGAAGACAAAGGAAGCTCTGCTGGAGCTGAAGGCCGCCTTGGAGAACAACCCCAAGATGGTGGCTCACTACCCCGTGGAGGTGCGCTTCGCTCGGGGGGATGAGATCTGGCTGAGTCCCTGCTTCCAGCGAGACAGCTGCTACGTGAACATCATCATGTACAG GCCCTATGGGAAGAATGTCCCCCACCTCAACTACTGGCTGACCTACGAGGGCATCATGAAGAAACATGGTGGGAGACCACACTGGGCAAAG GCCCACAGCTGCACCCGGAAGGACTTTGAGAAGATGTACCCAGCCTTCCCCAAATTCTGCTCTGTCCGGGAGAAGCTGGACCCCACGGGGATCTTCCTAAACACCTACCTGGAAAAGGTGTTTTACTAA